The following coding sequences lie in one Haemorhous mexicanus isolate bHaeMex1 chromosome 10, bHaeMex1.pri, whole genome shotgun sequence genomic window:
- the HPS3 gene encoding BLOC-2 complex member HPS3 isoform X2, translating to MVQLYNLHPFGSQRVVPCKQEPAHFCCGQDVLFVASTAASCRVEVFTVREQGRCEALGSFATLGPVLRMAHSSADYLVTIEEKSKATFLRAYMNWRCMSAGSSRVCVRMVGHKMEESYSEALKEQMSVVEMPLSDPPLCISCCPVNGDLLVGCKNKLVVFCLKYRVINQNLTVLDFERSLILHIDNLIPAEVAFCARHIAITTELDVLILKLDLVQQSADRTEQCAQGVSAPEKAVDGDCPITDYRLNILEHEKLYQPAVGGVKDENPSTHPLQLELDEFIICQKPVELLGEESKLCEIPVTLESTELPTEDTKHFQVQYLLFRRFAPDQSPFGFCEEMKLHSVQLLPVYQTGIPATAYEETENKRKLLSLFCFFSLPHVGYLYSLGKLVELISTYQYSEKSEQAVLTPQFLHVITSQNLQCFTVRCSAAAARGEDPYIDTTVKACPPVTLDVCTLRMQLFIGPRAICHFKNHIILLTKADTEDITERRKPTRRMLSRKADSIKSRTNSESEPGWNLYIINTVSTIQLYREMVEYSRTYENVKTESCIHLLSEAHLLVRAAIMDPHFLESDEKEDLLRAFRESCAFLGDCYSKFDTKDYHLALPYYRMSGLSMAEVLKRLVSEGDEVQTYERGFIFYLTHSLNEDSNEELSKESGNKILQIFYLADPVQLPDILCSPSMRNICPLTAVKYLQKVEKIMPSVVLTLTKAFLALKMGDLAMYEREMQSYKETTLACGFIGQPRLLQQRKGGIVTPTEFAVHLKEMQPGLLVAATVALHENSKIELEEADTFFKMLCNSSGNTIPQLLVDFWEALLVVSSQEKILQELLLRVTSQYVWRISKKQLPETKPLKTTEDLINSCSHFGLIVPWVASIMSVGCSSDKDYHEDISRLQSLLCSQSINIASALPVLEPLTEADSVGLAVRVLCNTRLGKYEEAIDQLLRRCPDAAVFYAQHELKGDNQALWWNKLLPELCKRARLTGNDCPVLISSLKETLSVVAMELELRDFLSLLPEDGTAAFFLPHLLHCSQRKLLT from the exons ATGGTGCAGCTGTACAACCTGCACCCGTTCGGGTCGCAGCGAGTAGTGCCCTGCAAGCAAGAACCGGCGCATTTCTGCTGCGGTCAAGACGTGCTGTTCGTGGCCAGCACGGCGGCCAGCTGCAGGGTGGAGGTGTTCACCGTTCGCGAACAGGGCCGCTGCGAGGCCCTGGGGTCCTTCGCCACACTGGGTCCGGTGCTGCGCATGGCGCACAGCTCGGCAG ACTATCTGGTGACaattgaagaaaaaagcaaagcaacttTCCTAAGAGCATATATGAACTGGCGATGCATGTCTGCAGGGAGTTCTCGCGTGTGTGTCCGGATGGTTGGTCACAAGATGGAAGAGTCATACAGTGAAGCCTTAAAAGAGCAAATGTCAGTTGTTGAAATGCCGCTTTCAGATCCTCCGCTGTGCATTTCGTGTTGTCCTGTGAATGGAGATCTACTTGTGGGCTGCAAGAATAAACTAGTTGTATTCTGTTTGAAATACCGTGTCATAAACCAGAATTTGACTGTGTTAGATTTTGAACGCTCCTTAATTTTGCACATTGATAACCTCATTCCTGCCGAAGTTGCATTTTGTGCCAGACATATAGCTATAACAACAGAGCTGGATGTTCTAATCCTGAAACTGGATCTGGTCCAGCAAAGTGCAGACAGGACAGAGCAATGTGCTCAGGGAGTCAGTGCACCAGAGAAGGCTGTGGATGGAG attGTCCTATCACTGACTATCGGCTGAATATTCTAGAGCATGAGAAGTTGTACCAACCTGCAGTTGGAG GTGTGAAAGATGAAAATCCTTCAACACATCCTTTACAGCTTGAATTAGATGAGTTCATCATATGTCAGAAGCCAGTGGAACTGCTTGGGGAAGAAAGTAAGCTATGTGAGATACCTGTGACACTGGAATCTACAGAGTTACCTACGGAAGACACAAAGCACTTCCAAGTGCAGTATCTGCTTTTCAG GCGTTTTGCACCCGACCAGTCACCTTTTGGGTTTTGTGAAGAGATGAAGTTGCACTCTGTTCAACTGCTTCCTGTATACCAGACAG GAATTCCTGCAACAGCCTATGAGGAAACTGAGAACAAGAGAAAACTTCTGagtctcttctgctttttctctttacCTCATGTTGGATATCTCTACTCTCTCGGGAAGTTAGTAGAACTAATTTCTACTTACCAATATTCAGAGAAGTCAGAGCAGGCAGTCCTCACTCCACAGTTCCTACACGTCATTACAAG tcAGAACCTGCAGTGCTTCACAGTGCgatgcagtgcagcagcagctcgtgGTGAGGATCCATATATTGACACGACTGTGAAG GCTTGTCCACCTGTCACACTGGATGTCTGTACATTAAGAATGCAGCTTTTTATAGGACCAAGAGCTATCTGTCATTTCAAAAACCATATAATTCTTTTGACTAAGGCAGACACAGAAGATATTACTGAAAGAAGAAAGCCTACAAGAAggatgct TTCCAGAAAGGCTGACAGCATCAAATCCAGAACAAATTCTGAGTCAGAGCCTGGTTGGAATTTATATATTATCAACACTGTTTCAACAATTCAGCTTTACAGAGAAATG GTAGAATATAGTAGAACTTACGAAAATGTTAAAACCGAGAGCTGCATCCATCTTCTAAGTGAGGCTCACTTACTGGTCAGAGCAGCTATAATGGACCCTCATTTCCTTGAATCAGATGAGAAGGAAGATCTTCTAAGAGCATTCAGAGAAAGTTGTGCCTTCTTAGGAGACTGCTACAGCAA GTTTGACACAAAGGATTACCACCTTGCTTTGCCATACTACAGAATGTCAGGTTTATCCATGGCTGAAGTTTTAAAGAGACTAGTTTCAGAAGGTGATGAAGTACAGACATACGAGAGAGGATTTATATTTTACTTAACTCATTCTCTTAATGAAGACTCAAATGAAGAATTAAGTAAG gaatcaggaaataaaattctCCAGATATTCTATCTTGCGGACCCTGTGCAGCTGCCTGATATCCTTTGCAGTCCCAGCATGAGAAACATATGTCCTTTGACAGCTGTGAAGTATCTTCAGAAAGTAGAAAAGATTATGCCATCAGTGGTCCTGACACTTACTAAGGCTTTCTTGGCTCTGAAAATGGGAGACCTGGCAATGTATGAACGTGAAATGCAGTCCTATAAGGAG ACAACACTGGCTTGCGGCTTCATTGGGCAGCCACGGCTCCTGCAGCAGCGTAAGGGAGGGATTGTTACTCCAACTGAGTTTGCTGTTCACCTGAAGGAGATGCAGCCTGGTTTACTGGTGGCTGCCACTGTGGCTTTACATGAGAACAGTAAAATTGAACTAGAAGAAGCAGATACCTTTTTCAAG ATGTTGTGTAATAGCAGTGGAAACACTattccccagctcctggtggATTTCTGGGAAGCTCTTCTTGTAGTGTCCTCTcaggaaaaaatacttcagGAGCTCCTATTGAGAGTTACTTCTCAGTATGTTTGGAGAATATCAAAGAAGCAACTTCCTGAGACTAAGCCATTGAAAACAACAGAGGATCTA ATAAATTCCTGTAGTCATTTTGGGTTGATTGTTCCATGGGTAGCTTCCATAATGTCAGTGGGATGTTCATCTGACAAAGATTACCATGAAGACATCTCAAGACTACAG TCTCTTTTATGCAGTCAGTCAATCAATATAGCTTCAGCCCTGCCTGTTTTGGAGCCCCTGACAGAGGCTGACAGTGTCGGCCTCGCGGTCCGTGTCCTCTGCAATACCCGTCTGGGCAAGTACGAGGAAGCCATTGACCAGCTGCTCAGAAGGTGTCCTGATGCAGCTGTGTTCTACGCTCAGCATGAGCTGAAAGGTGACAATCAG GCTCTGTGGTGGAACAAGTTGCTTCCTGAACTTTGCAAGAGAGCTAGACTTACTGGAAATGACTGCCCTGTTCTTATTTCATCACTCAAAG aaaCTTTATCAGTTGTTGCAATGGAACTGGAGCTAAGGGATTTCCTCAGTCTTCTACCAGAAGATGGAACTGCAGCATTTTTTCTGCCACATCTTCTTCACTGCAGCCAGAGGAAGTTGCTGACTTAA
- the HPS3 gene encoding BLOC-2 complex member HPS3 isoform X1: MVQLYNLHPFGSQRVVPCKQEPAHFCCGQDVLFVASTAASCRVEVFTVREQGRCEALGSFATLGPVLRMAHSSAGDYLVTIEEKSKATFLRAYMNWRCMSAGSSRVCVRMVGHKMEESYSEALKEQMSVVEMPLSDPPLCISCCPVNGDLLVGCKNKLVVFCLKYRVINQNLTVLDFERSLILHIDNLIPAEVAFCARHIAITTELDVLILKLDLVQQSADRTEQCAQGVSAPEKAVDGDCPITDYRLNILEHEKLYQPAVGGVKDENPSTHPLQLELDEFIICQKPVELLGEESKLCEIPVTLESTELPTEDTKHFQVQYLLFRRFAPDQSPFGFCEEMKLHSVQLLPVYQTGIPATAYEETENKRKLLSLFCFFSLPHVGYLYSLGKLVELISTYQYSEKSEQAVLTPQFLHVITSQNLQCFTVRCSAAAARGEDPYIDTTVKACPPVTLDVCTLRMQLFIGPRAICHFKNHIILLTKADTEDITERRKPTRRMLSRKADSIKSRTNSESEPGWNLYIINTVSTIQLYREMVEYSRTYENVKTESCIHLLSEAHLLVRAAIMDPHFLESDEKEDLLRAFRESCAFLGDCYSKFDTKDYHLALPYYRMSGLSMAEVLKRLVSEGDEVQTYERGFIFYLTHSLNEDSNEELSKESGNKILQIFYLADPVQLPDILCSPSMRNICPLTAVKYLQKVEKIMPSVVLTLTKAFLALKMGDLAMYEREMQSYKETTLACGFIGQPRLLQQRKGGIVTPTEFAVHLKEMQPGLLVAATVALHENSKIELEEADTFFKMLCNSSGNTIPQLLVDFWEALLVVSSQEKILQELLLRVTSQYVWRISKKQLPETKPLKTTEDLINSCSHFGLIVPWVASIMSVGCSSDKDYHEDISRLQSLLCSQSINIASALPVLEPLTEADSVGLAVRVLCNTRLGKYEEAIDQLLRRCPDAAVFYAQHELKGDNQALWWNKLLPELCKRARLTGNDCPVLISSLKETLSVVAMELELRDFLSLLPEDGTAAFFLPHLLHCSQRKLLT; the protein is encoded by the exons ATGGTGCAGCTGTACAACCTGCACCCGTTCGGGTCGCAGCGAGTAGTGCCCTGCAAGCAAGAACCGGCGCATTTCTGCTGCGGTCAAGACGTGCTGTTCGTGGCCAGCACGGCGGCCAGCTGCAGGGTGGAGGTGTTCACCGTTCGCGAACAGGGCCGCTGCGAGGCCCTGGGGTCCTTCGCCACACTGGGTCCGGTGCTGCGCATGGCGCACAGCTCGGCAG GAGACTATCTGGTGACaattgaagaaaaaagcaaagcaacttTCCTAAGAGCATATATGAACTGGCGATGCATGTCTGCAGGGAGTTCTCGCGTGTGTGTCCGGATGGTTGGTCACAAGATGGAAGAGTCATACAGTGAAGCCTTAAAAGAGCAAATGTCAGTTGTTGAAATGCCGCTTTCAGATCCTCCGCTGTGCATTTCGTGTTGTCCTGTGAATGGAGATCTACTTGTGGGCTGCAAGAATAAACTAGTTGTATTCTGTTTGAAATACCGTGTCATAAACCAGAATTTGACTGTGTTAGATTTTGAACGCTCCTTAATTTTGCACATTGATAACCTCATTCCTGCCGAAGTTGCATTTTGTGCCAGACATATAGCTATAACAACAGAGCTGGATGTTCTAATCCTGAAACTGGATCTGGTCCAGCAAAGTGCAGACAGGACAGAGCAATGTGCTCAGGGAGTCAGTGCACCAGAGAAGGCTGTGGATGGAG attGTCCTATCACTGACTATCGGCTGAATATTCTAGAGCATGAGAAGTTGTACCAACCTGCAGTTGGAG GTGTGAAAGATGAAAATCCTTCAACACATCCTTTACAGCTTGAATTAGATGAGTTCATCATATGTCAGAAGCCAGTGGAACTGCTTGGGGAAGAAAGTAAGCTATGTGAGATACCTGTGACACTGGAATCTACAGAGTTACCTACGGAAGACACAAAGCACTTCCAAGTGCAGTATCTGCTTTTCAG GCGTTTTGCACCCGACCAGTCACCTTTTGGGTTTTGTGAAGAGATGAAGTTGCACTCTGTTCAACTGCTTCCTGTATACCAGACAG GAATTCCTGCAACAGCCTATGAGGAAACTGAGAACAAGAGAAAACTTCTGagtctcttctgctttttctctttacCTCATGTTGGATATCTCTACTCTCTCGGGAAGTTAGTAGAACTAATTTCTACTTACCAATATTCAGAGAAGTCAGAGCAGGCAGTCCTCACTCCACAGTTCCTACACGTCATTACAAG tcAGAACCTGCAGTGCTTCACAGTGCgatgcagtgcagcagcagctcgtgGTGAGGATCCATATATTGACACGACTGTGAAG GCTTGTCCACCTGTCACACTGGATGTCTGTACATTAAGAATGCAGCTTTTTATAGGACCAAGAGCTATCTGTCATTTCAAAAACCATATAATTCTTTTGACTAAGGCAGACACAGAAGATATTACTGAAAGAAGAAAGCCTACAAGAAggatgct TTCCAGAAAGGCTGACAGCATCAAATCCAGAACAAATTCTGAGTCAGAGCCTGGTTGGAATTTATATATTATCAACACTGTTTCAACAATTCAGCTTTACAGAGAAATG GTAGAATATAGTAGAACTTACGAAAATGTTAAAACCGAGAGCTGCATCCATCTTCTAAGTGAGGCTCACTTACTGGTCAGAGCAGCTATAATGGACCCTCATTTCCTTGAATCAGATGAGAAGGAAGATCTTCTAAGAGCATTCAGAGAAAGTTGTGCCTTCTTAGGAGACTGCTACAGCAA GTTTGACACAAAGGATTACCACCTTGCTTTGCCATACTACAGAATGTCAGGTTTATCCATGGCTGAAGTTTTAAAGAGACTAGTTTCAGAAGGTGATGAAGTACAGACATACGAGAGAGGATTTATATTTTACTTAACTCATTCTCTTAATGAAGACTCAAATGAAGAATTAAGTAAG gaatcaggaaataaaattctCCAGATATTCTATCTTGCGGACCCTGTGCAGCTGCCTGATATCCTTTGCAGTCCCAGCATGAGAAACATATGTCCTTTGACAGCTGTGAAGTATCTTCAGAAAGTAGAAAAGATTATGCCATCAGTGGTCCTGACACTTACTAAGGCTTTCTTGGCTCTGAAAATGGGAGACCTGGCAATGTATGAACGTGAAATGCAGTCCTATAAGGAG ACAACACTGGCTTGCGGCTTCATTGGGCAGCCACGGCTCCTGCAGCAGCGTAAGGGAGGGATTGTTACTCCAACTGAGTTTGCTGTTCACCTGAAGGAGATGCAGCCTGGTTTACTGGTGGCTGCCACTGTGGCTTTACATGAGAACAGTAAAATTGAACTAGAAGAAGCAGATACCTTTTTCAAG ATGTTGTGTAATAGCAGTGGAAACACTattccccagctcctggtggATTTCTGGGAAGCTCTTCTTGTAGTGTCCTCTcaggaaaaaatacttcagGAGCTCCTATTGAGAGTTACTTCTCAGTATGTTTGGAGAATATCAAAGAAGCAACTTCCTGAGACTAAGCCATTGAAAACAACAGAGGATCTA ATAAATTCCTGTAGTCATTTTGGGTTGATTGTTCCATGGGTAGCTTCCATAATGTCAGTGGGATGTTCATCTGACAAAGATTACCATGAAGACATCTCAAGACTACAG TCTCTTTTATGCAGTCAGTCAATCAATATAGCTTCAGCCCTGCCTGTTTTGGAGCCCCTGACAGAGGCTGACAGTGTCGGCCTCGCGGTCCGTGTCCTCTGCAATACCCGTCTGGGCAAGTACGAGGAAGCCATTGACCAGCTGCTCAGAAGGTGTCCTGATGCAGCTGTGTTCTACGCTCAGCATGAGCTGAAAGGTGACAATCAG GCTCTGTGGTGGAACAAGTTGCTTCCTGAACTTTGCAAGAGAGCTAGACTTACTGGAAATGACTGCCCTGTTCTTATTTCATCACTCAAAG aaaCTTTATCAGTTGTTGCAATGGAACTGGAGCTAAGGGATTTCCTCAGTCTTCTACCAGAAGATGGAACTGCAGCATTTTTTCTGCCACATCTTCTTCACTGCAGCCAGAGGAAGTTGCTGACTTAA
- the HPS3 gene encoding BLOC-2 complex member HPS3 isoform X3, protein MVQLYNLHPFGSQRVVPCKQEPAHFCCGQDVLFVASTAASCRVEVFTVREQGRCEALGSFATLGPVLRMAHSSAGDYLVTIEEKSKATFLRAYMNWRCMSAGSSRVCVRMVGHKMEESYSEALKEQMSVVEMPLSDPPLCISCCPVNGDLLVGCKNKLVVFCLKYRVINQNLTVLDFERSLILHIDNLIPAEVAFCARHIAITTELDVLILKLDLVQQSADRTEQCAQGVSAPEKAVDGGVKDENPSTHPLQLELDEFIICQKPVELLGEESKLCEIPVTLESTELPTEDTKHFQVQYLLFRRFAPDQSPFGFCEEMKLHSVQLLPVYQTGIPATAYEETENKRKLLSLFCFFSLPHVGYLYSLGKLVELISTYQYSEKSEQAVLTPQFLHVITSQNLQCFTVRCSAAAARGEDPYIDTTVKACPPVTLDVCTLRMQLFIGPRAICHFKNHIILLTKADTEDITERRKPTRRMLSRKADSIKSRTNSESEPGWNLYIINTVSTIQLYREMVEYSRTYENVKTESCIHLLSEAHLLVRAAIMDPHFLESDEKEDLLRAFRESCAFLGDCYSKFDTKDYHLALPYYRMSGLSMAEVLKRLVSEGDEVQTYERGFIFYLTHSLNEDSNEELSKESGNKILQIFYLADPVQLPDILCSPSMRNICPLTAVKYLQKVEKIMPSVVLTLTKAFLALKMGDLAMYEREMQSYKETTLACGFIGQPRLLQQRKGGIVTPTEFAVHLKEMQPGLLVAATVALHENSKIELEEADTFFKMLCNSSGNTIPQLLVDFWEALLVVSSQEKILQELLLRVTSQYVWRISKKQLPETKPLKTTEDLINSCSHFGLIVPWVASIMSVGCSSDKDYHEDISRLQSLLCSQSINIASALPVLEPLTEADSVGLAVRVLCNTRLGKYEEAIDQLLRRCPDAAVFYAQHELKGDNQALWWNKLLPELCKRARLTGNDCPVLISSLKETLSVVAMELELRDFLSLLPEDGTAAFFLPHLLHCSQRKLLT, encoded by the exons ATGGTGCAGCTGTACAACCTGCACCCGTTCGGGTCGCAGCGAGTAGTGCCCTGCAAGCAAGAACCGGCGCATTTCTGCTGCGGTCAAGACGTGCTGTTCGTGGCCAGCACGGCGGCCAGCTGCAGGGTGGAGGTGTTCACCGTTCGCGAACAGGGCCGCTGCGAGGCCCTGGGGTCCTTCGCCACACTGGGTCCGGTGCTGCGCATGGCGCACAGCTCGGCAG GAGACTATCTGGTGACaattgaagaaaaaagcaaagcaacttTCCTAAGAGCATATATGAACTGGCGATGCATGTCTGCAGGGAGTTCTCGCGTGTGTGTCCGGATGGTTGGTCACAAGATGGAAGAGTCATACAGTGAAGCCTTAAAAGAGCAAATGTCAGTTGTTGAAATGCCGCTTTCAGATCCTCCGCTGTGCATTTCGTGTTGTCCTGTGAATGGAGATCTACTTGTGGGCTGCAAGAATAAACTAGTTGTATTCTGTTTGAAATACCGTGTCATAAACCAGAATTTGACTGTGTTAGATTTTGAACGCTCCTTAATTTTGCACATTGATAACCTCATTCCTGCCGAAGTTGCATTTTGTGCCAGACATATAGCTATAACAACAGAGCTGGATGTTCTAATCCTGAAACTGGATCTGGTCCAGCAAAGTGCAGACAGGACAGAGCAATGTGCTCAGGGAGTCAGTGCACCAGAGAAGGCTGTGGATGGAG GTGTGAAAGATGAAAATCCTTCAACACATCCTTTACAGCTTGAATTAGATGAGTTCATCATATGTCAGAAGCCAGTGGAACTGCTTGGGGAAGAAAGTAAGCTATGTGAGATACCTGTGACACTGGAATCTACAGAGTTACCTACGGAAGACACAAAGCACTTCCAAGTGCAGTATCTGCTTTTCAG GCGTTTTGCACCCGACCAGTCACCTTTTGGGTTTTGTGAAGAGATGAAGTTGCACTCTGTTCAACTGCTTCCTGTATACCAGACAG GAATTCCTGCAACAGCCTATGAGGAAACTGAGAACAAGAGAAAACTTCTGagtctcttctgctttttctctttacCTCATGTTGGATATCTCTACTCTCTCGGGAAGTTAGTAGAACTAATTTCTACTTACCAATATTCAGAGAAGTCAGAGCAGGCAGTCCTCACTCCACAGTTCCTACACGTCATTACAAG tcAGAACCTGCAGTGCTTCACAGTGCgatgcagtgcagcagcagctcgtgGTGAGGATCCATATATTGACACGACTGTGAAG GCTTGTCCACCTGTCACACTGGATGTCTGTACATTAAGAATGCAGCTTTTTATAGGACCAAGAGCTATCTGTCATTTCAAAAACCATATAATTCTTTTGACTAAGGCAGACACAGAAGATATTACTGAAAGAAGAAAGCCTACAAGAAggatgct TTCCAGAAAGGCTGACAGCATCAAATCCAGAACAAATTCTGAGTCAGAGCCTGGTTGGAATTTATATATTATCAACACTGTTTCAACAATTCAGCTTTACAGAGAAATG GTAGAATATAGTAGAACTTACGAAAATGTTAAAACCGAGAGCTGCATCCATCTTCTAAGTGAGGCTCACTTACTGGTCAGAGCAGCTATAATGGACCCTCATTTCCTTGAATCAGATGAGAAGGAAGATCTTCTAAGAGCATTCAGAGAAAGTTGTGCCTTCTTAGGAGACTGCTACAGCAA GTTTGACACAAAGGATTACCACCTTGCTTTGCCATACTACAGAATGTCAGGTTTATCCATGGCTGAAGTTTTAAAGAGACTAGTTTCAGAAGGTGATGAAGTACAGACATACGAGAGAGGATTTATATTTTACTTAACTCATTCTCTTAATGAAGACTCAAATGAAGAATTAAGTAAG gaatcaggaaataaaattctCCAGATATTCTATCTTGCGGACCCTGTGCAGCTGCCTGATATCCTTTGCAGTCCCAGCATGAGAAACATATGTCCTTTGACAGCTGTGAAGTATCTTCAGAAAGTAGAAAAGATTATGCCATCAGTGGTCCTGACACTTACTAAGGCTTTCTTGGCTCTGAAAATGGGAGACCTGGCAATGTATGAACGTGAAATGCAGTCCTATAAGGAG ACAACACTGGCTTGCGGCTTCATTGGGCAGCCACGGCTCCTGCAGCAGCGTAAGGGAGGGATTGTTACTCCAACTGAGTTTGCTGTTCACCTGAAGGAGATGCAGCCTGGTTTACTGGTGGCTGCCACTGTGGCTTTACATGAGAACAGTAAAATTGAACTAGAAGAAGCAGATACCTTTTTCAAG ATGTTGTGTAATAGCAGTGGAAACACTattccccagctcctggtggATTTCTGGGAAGCTCTTCTTGTAGTGTCCTCTcaggaaaaaatacttcagGAGCTCCTATTGAGAGTTACTTCTCAGTATGTTTGGAGAATATCAAAGAAGCAACTTCCTGAGACTAAGCCATTGAAAACAACAGAGGATCTA ATAAATTCCTGTAGTCATTTTGGGTTGATTGTTCCATGGGTAGCTTCCATAATGTCAGTGGGATGTTCATCTGACAAAGATTACCATGAAGACATCTCAAGACTACAG TCTCTTTTATGCAGTCAGTCAATCAATATAGCTTCAGCCCTGCCTGTTTTGGAGCCCCTGACAGAGGCTGACAGTGTCGGCCTCGCGGTCCGTGTCCTCTGCAATACCCGTCTGGGCAAGTACGAGGAAGCCATTGACCAGCTGCTCAGAAGGTGTCCTGATGCAGCTGTGTTCTACGCTCAGCATGAGCTGAAAGGTGACAATCAG GCTCTGTGGTGGAACAAGTTGCTTCCTGAACTTTGCAAGAGAGCTAGACTTACTGGAAATGACTGCCCTGTTCTTATTTCATCACTCAAAG aaaCTTTATCAGTTGTTGCAATGGAACTGGAGCTAAGGGATTTCCTCAGTCTTCTACCAGAAGATGGAACTGCAGCATTTTTTCTGCCACATCTTCTTCACTGCAGCCAGAGGAAGTTGCTGACTTAA